The Vibrio tubiashii ATCC 19109 genome has a segment encoding these proteins:
- a CDS encoding TrkH family potassium uptake protein, translated as MVNFRPVLFVIGLVLSKLALFMYVPTLVAFITGTSGFLEFGQAVIITHTAAFACLTIGRTKQFKLSVRDMFLITSLVWTIASAFAALPFVFINHISFTDAYFETMSGITTTGSTVLSGLDNMAPSILLWRSILQWLGGIGFIVMAVAVLPMLNVGGMKLFHTESSDWSDKSSPRAKTVAKNIVAVYLSLTGLCIVGYLLTGMNLFEAINHAFTTLSTGGYSTSDGSMNHFSNGAHWVATLFMFLGGLPFLLFVAAIKKRRLNELVKDAQVRGFSYLFLVSSLIIAAWLVIRDGYAVLDALRVSMFNIVSVVTTTGFGLEDFTAWGALPTTLFAFLMMAGACSGSTAGGIKIFRFQIALTLLNKQMMKLIHPSGVFVQRYNQRPVNDDIVRSVVAFGLTFFITIIAIAGGLSAMGLDPITSISGSITAVANVGPGMGSVIGPTGNFAPLPDAAKWLLSLGMLMGRLEILTLLVLFFPAFWRR; from the coding sequence ATGGTCAATTTCCGTCCTGTACTGTTTGTTATCGGGCTAGTGTTATCTAAGCTAGCCCTGTTCATGTACGTGCCAACATTGGTCGCCTTCATCACTGGTACGTCTGGATTTTTAGAGTTTGGCCAAGCTGTTATCATTACTCATACTGCCGCTTTTGCCTGTTTGACGATTGGTCGCACCAAACAATTTAAACTCAGTGTGCGCGATATGTTCCTTATCACCAGTTTGGTGTGGACCATCGCCAGTGCGTTCGCAGCGCTACCTTTCGTGTTTATCAATCACATCAGCTTTACCGATGCTTACTTTGAGACCATGTCGGGCATCACAACCACAGGTTCCACCGTACTCAGTGGCCTAGATAACATGGCACCGAGCATTTTATTGTGGCGCTCGATACTGCAATGGTTAGGTGGGATTGGCTTTATCGTGATGGCGGTTGCGGTACTACCTATGCTTAACGTCGGTGGTATGAAACTCTTCCACACCGAATCCTCCGACTGGTCAGATAAAAGCAGCCCGAGAGCCAAAACAGTGGCAAAGAACATTGTCGCAGTTTACCTATCACTGACGGGTTTATGCATAGTTGGCTACCTTCTAACGGGCATGAATCTGTTTGAAGCGATCAACCACGCCTTTACCACCTTATCCACCGGTGGCTATTCCACATCAGATGGCTCGATGAACCATTTCTCTAATGGTGCGCATTGGGTAGCGACACTATTTATGTTTTTGGGTGGCTTGCCGTTCTTACTGTTTGTTGCAGCAATTAAAAAACGCCGTCTCAATGAATTAGTCAAAGATGCACAAGTGCGCGGATTTAGCTACTTGTTCTTGGTTAGCAGCTTAATCATCGCGGCTTGGTTAGTGATCAGAGATGGTTATGCCGTTTTAGATGCGCTTCGGGTATCCATGTTCAACATTGTCTCAGTGGTTACCACGACAGGCTTTGGCTTGGAAGATTTCACCGCCTGGGGCGCACTTCCTACCACCTTGTTTGCATTCCTGATGATGGCAGGAGCCTGTTCAGGTTCAACTGCGGGCGGGATTAAAATCTTCCGTTTTCAGATTGCCCTGACATTGCTTAACAAGCAGATGATGAAACTTATCCATCCTTCAGGGGTATTTGTTCAGCGTTACAATCAACGCCCTGTAAACGACGATATCGTCCGTTCGGTTGTCGCCTTTGGTTTGACGTTTTTTATCACCATCATTGCGATTGCTGGTGGCCTCAGTGCTATGGGGCTCGACCCTATCACCAGTATCTCTGGTTCTATTACTGCGGTTGCCAATGTTGGACCGGGTATGGGGTCAGTCATCGGTCCAACTGGTAACTTTGCTCCACTGCCAGACGCCGCTAAATGGCTACTAAGCCTAGGGATGTTGATGGGAAGGCTGGAAATTTTGACCTTGCTTGTCCTGTTTTTCCCAGCCTTCTGGCGACGTTAA
- the trkA gene encoding Trk system potassium transporter TrkA — protein sequence MKIIILGAGQVGGTLAENLVGENNDITIVDRNSDRLRELQDKYDLRVVNGYASHPDVLREAGAQDADMLVAVTNMDETNMAACQVAFTLFNTPNRIARIRSPQYLSEKEALFQSGAVPVDHLIAPEELVTSYIERLIQYPGALQVVSFAEQKVSLVAVKAYYGGPLVGNALSALREHMPHIDTRVAAIFRQGRPIRPQGTTIIEADDEVFFVAASNHIRSVMSELQRLEKPYRRIMIVGGGNIGASLARRLEQLYSVKLIEHSYQRAEKLSEELENTIVFCGDAADQELLAEENIDQVDVFIALTNEDETNIMSAMLAKRMGAKKVMVLIQRGAYVDLVQGGAIDVAISPQQATISALLTHVRRADIVNVSSLRRGAAEAIEAIAHGDETTSKVVGRAIGDIKLPPGTTIGAIVRGEEVLIAHDRTVIEQDDHVVMFLVDKKYVPDVEALFQPSPFFL from the coding sequence ATGAAAATCATCATCCTTGGTGCAGGTCAGGTTGGCGGCACACTGGCGGAAAACCTAGTTGGCGAGAACAACGACATCACCATTGTAGACCGCAACTCAGATCGTCTGCGCGAACTGCAAGATAAGTACGACCTACGTGTCGTGAATGGTTATGCTAGCCACCCAGACGTGTTGCGTGAAGCCGGTGCTCAAGATGCTGACATGTTGGTTGCTGTAACCAATATGGATGAAACCAATATGGCTGCCTGTCAGGTGGCTTTTACACTGTTTAACACTCCTAACCGAATTGCGCGAATTCGCTCTCCGCAGTACCTATCTGAGAAGGAAGCTTTGTTCCAGTCGGGCGCTGTACCCGTCGATCACTTGATTGCACCAGAAGAGCTAGTCACTAGCTACATTGAACGTTTGATTCAATACCCAGGGGCACTGCAAGTTGTGAGTTTTGCTGAGCAGAAAGTGAGCTTGGTTGCCGTAAAAGCCTACTATGGTGGACCACTGGTTGGTAATGCACTGTCTGCGCTACGTGAGCACATGCCACATATCGACACGCGTGTTGCGGCGATTTTCCGCCAAGGCCGACCAATTCGACCACAGGGCACCACCATCATTGAAGCTGACGATGAAGTCTTCTTCGTCGCGGCTAGTAATCACATCCGCTCGGTAATGAGTGAGCTACAACGTCTTGAGAAGCCTTACCGCCGTATTATGATAGTTGGTGGTGGTAACATCGGTGCTAGCCTTGCTCGCCGCTTAGAACAGCTCTACAGCGTTAAGCTGATTGAACATAGCTACCAACGCGCGGAAAAGCTGTCAGAAGAGCTAGAGAATACCATCGTTTTCTGTGGTGATGCGGCAGATCAGGAACTCCTTGCGGAAGAGAATATCGATCAGGTCGATGTGTTTATTGCTCTCACCAACGAAGATGAAACCAACATTATGTCTGCCATGCTTGCGAAACGCATGGGAGCCAAAAAAGTGATGGTACTGATTCAGCGCGGGGCTTATGTCGACCTTGTACAGGGTGGCGCTATCGATGTCGCGATTTCGCCACAACAAGCGACGATTTCTGCATTACTGACCCACGTTCGTCGTGCCGATATTGTTAACGTATCTTCACTGCGCCGAGGGGCTGCAGAAGCAATCGAAGCCATTGCACACGGTGATGAAACCACATCGAAAGTTGTTGGTCGCGCGATTGGTGATATCAAACTACCACCAGGTACCACCATTGGTGCGATTGTCCGTGGCGAGGAAGTGTTGATTGCCCACGACCGTACCGTTATCGAACAAGATGATCATGTGGTGATGTTCTTGGTCGACAAGAAATACGTCCCTGACGTAGAAGCCCTATTCCAACCGAGTCCGTTCTTCCTTTAG
- the rsmB gene encoding 16S rRNA (cytosine(967)-C(5))-methyltransferase RsmB produces MNVRAAAANVLFQVVDKGQSLSHALPAAQKTIRPRDHALLQEICYGALRYLPRLESIANELMENPLKGKKRVFHHLILVGIYQLSFMRIPAHAAVAETVEGTKTLKGPSLRGLINAVLRSYLREQEELDEKAVSHNAGKYGHPNWLLNMLRDSYPEQWEQLVEANNSKAPMWLRVNRQHHTRDEYLELLKDENIECSIHPEAADAIKLASPCDVTLLPGFDRGWVSVQDAAAQLSVNYLQPQNGELILDCCAAPGGKTAHILEHTEDTEVVAIDCDAKRLDRVYDNLERLQLRADVICGDARYPQEWWTGEKFDRILLDAPCSATGVIRRHPDIKWLRRANDIDALAELQSEIMDAMWSQLKVGGTMVYATCSITPKENVLQVKAFLERTDNATLVGSDINNPGRQILPGEEDMDGFYYAVLIKNA; encoded by the coding sequence ATGAATGTTCGCGCTGCTGCAGCCAACGTCCTATTCCAAGTGGTCGACAAAGGCCAATCTCTTTCACACGCATTACCTGCGGCGCAAAAGACCATCAGACCAAGAGACCATGCACTGTTGCAAGAGATCTGTTATGGCGCGCTACGTTACTTGCCACGTTTGGAATCTATTGCTAACGAGCTAATGGAAAATCCACTCAAAGGGAAAAAGCGTGTTTTCCACCATCTTATTTTGGTCGGAATTTACCAACTGAGTTTCATGCGTATTCCAGCACATGCTGCCGTCGCAGAAACGGTTGAAGGAACTAAGACGTTGAAAGGCCCAAGCCTACGCGGCCTGATCAATGCTGTACTGCGCAGCTACCTTCGTGAACAAGAAGAGCTAGATGAAAAAGCTGTTAGCCACAACGCTGGCAAATATGGCCACCCAAACTGGCTGCTTAACATGCTACGCGATAGCTACCCAGAGCAATGGGAGCAATTAGTCGAAGCGAACAATAGCAAGGCGCCCATGTGGCTGCGTGTAAATCGTCAGCACCATACTCGTGATGAATATCTAGAACTGCTGAAAGATGAAAACATTGAATGCAGCATTCACCCAGAAGCTGCTGATGCCATAAAATTGGCCTCGCCTTGTGACGTGACGCTTCTTCCAGGTTTCGATCGTGGTTGGGTATCGGTACAAGACGCTGCGGCTCAGTTGTCAGTAAACTATCTGCAACCACAAAATGGTGAGTTGATTCTTGATTGTTGTGCAGCGCCAGGTGGTAAAACCGCGCATATTCTTGAGCATACGGAAGATACCGAAGTGGTTGCAATTGATTGTGACGCTAAACGTCTTGATCGCGTCTATGACAACCTAGAACGTCTTCAACTGCGTGCCGATGTGATTTGTGGTGACGCTCGCTACCCTCAAGAATGGTGGACAGGCGAAAAATTTGACCGCATTCTACTTGATGCACCTTGTTCAGCAACGGGCGTTATTCGTCGTCACCCAGATATTAAGTGGTTACGTCGAGCAAACGACATTGACGCCTTAGCTGAGCTACAAAGTGAAATTATGGATGCAATGTGGAGCCAATTGAAGGTGGGCGGTACTATGGTTTACGCCACTTGTTCAATTACTCCAAAAGAAAACGTACTACAAGTAAAAGCTTTCCTTGAGCGCACTGATAACGCAACCTTAGTGGGTTCTGATATCAACAATCCAGGACGCCAAATCTTACCTGGCGAAGAGGATATGGACGGCTTCTACTACGCAGTGTTAATCAAAAACGCGTAA
- the fmt gene encoding methionyl-tRNA formyltransferase — protein sequence MSKPLKIVFAGTPDFAARHLAALLSSEHDVIAVYTNPDRPAGRGKKLAAPPVKQLALEHNIPVYQPENFKSDEAKQELADLNADIMVVVAYGMLLPQAVLDTPKLGCINVHGSILPRWRGAAPIQRSIWAGDAETGVTIMQMDIGLDTGDMLKVATLPIEASDTSTSMYEKLAELGPQALVECLADIALGNAVPEKQDDALANYAKKLSKEEARIDWNDEAAHIERCVRAFNPWPMSHFIAAENSIKVWQSRVDEQSTTQPAGTILQADKSGIYIATGNGVLVLEQLQVPGKKAMSVQDILNSRASWFEVGTQLV from the coding sequence CGGAGCACGATGTCATTGCTGTATACACTAACCCTGACCGTCCTGCAGGTCGTGGTAAGAAACTGGCAGCGCCACCTGTTAAGCAATTAGCACTAGAGCATAATATTCCCGTTTATCAGCCAGAAAACTTTAAGTCTGATGAAGCAAAACAAGAGCTGGCAGATTTAAACGCAGACATCATGGTGGTGGTAGCTTACGGCATGCTACTTCCGCAAGCGGTACTTGATACGCCAAAGCTAGGCTGCATTAACGTTCACGGTTCAATCCTGCCACGATGGCGTGGTGCTGCGCCGATCCAACGCTCTATTTGGGCGGGAGATGCGGAAACAGGCGTGACCATTATGCAAATGGATATCGGTTTAGATACCGGTGATATGCTCAAAGTAGCGACTTTACCTATTGAAGCTAGTGATACCAGTACTTCTATGTACGAAAAGCTGGCAGAACTTGGCCCACAAGCATTAGTTGAATGTTTAGCAGATATTGCGCTAGGTAACGCAGTACCAGAGAAGCAAGACGATGCACTGGCAAACTACGCTAAGAAACTGAGCAAAGAAGAAGCCCGCATTGACTGGAATGACGAAGCTGCACATATCGAGCGCTGCGTTCGTGCTTTCAACCCTTGGCCAATGAGCCACTTTATCGCTGCTGAGAACAGCATCAAAGTATGGCAAAGCCGGGTCGATGAGCAGTCAACAACTCAACCTGCTGGCACTATCTTGCAAGCAGATAAAAGCGGTATCTACATTGCTACTGGTAATGGCGTACTGGTTTTAGAACAACTACAAGTTCCAGGTAAGAAAGCGATGTCTGTTCAAGATATCTTGAACTCTCGTGCAAGCTGGTTTGAAGTCGGCACTCAGCTGGTTTAA